The Astyanax mexicanus isolate ESR-SI-001 chromosome 14, AstMex3_surface, whole genome shotgun sequence genome window below encodes:
- the capn3a gene encoding calpain-3 isoform X2, with protein sequence MPYTPSGFFCDRLIRERERKDGEGSVNKPLRFSGQDFNTLKQECLQKKTLFEDETFPATVESLGYKELGHKSNKVKNIVWKRPKDICDNPQFIVGGASRTDICQGDLGDCWLLAAIASLTLNEKLLFRVVPQEQSFSDNYAGVFHFQFWRYGDWVDVVIDDRIPTVNNQLVFTKSAERNEFWSALLEKAYAKLHGSYEALKGGNTTEAMEDFTGGVTEFYEMKEAPKELYKIMKKALERGSLMGCSIDSLVPARFETRTATGLVKGHAYSVTAVDECKQNVEKESRVRLVRLRNPWGQVEWNGPWSDNSKEWTTISKSEKEKLQHQNEEDGEFWMSFDDFKKNYTKLEICNLTPDALDDDKIHKWTVSVNEGRWVRGCSAGGCRNYPDTFWTNPQYRLRLLEEDDDPEDNEVACTFVVALMQKNRRKERKLGANLFTIGFSIYEVPKEMHGNKQHMQKDFFTVNSSKARSKAYINLREVSQRFRLSPGEYVIVPSTYEPHQEGEFILRVFSEKRNTSEEIENRIEADHPVPAPASAGEESEEDQHFRTIFQQIAGDEMEISASELRNVLNRVVSEQREMNTEGFSLENCRSMIALMDMDGTGRLNLQEFRHLWLKIKQWQGIFKHYDTEQTGCICSYEMRNAVNDAGFRLNNQLYDIITLRYANENMNIDFDSFISCLVRLEGMFRAFQAFDQDGDGTIRLSVLEWLQLTMYA encoded by the exons ATGCCCTACACGCCGTCTGGCTTTTTCTGCGACCGGTTGATCcgggagagggagaggaaggaTGGAGAAGGATCTGTGAACAAGCCTCTCCGATTCAGTGGCCAGGACTTTAACACCCTGAAGCAGGAGTGCCTCCAGAAGAAGACCCTGTTTGAGGATGAGACGTTCCCCGCCACCGTGGAATCCCTTGGCTACAAGGAGCTGGGCCACAAGTCCAACAAGGTCAAGAACATCGTGTGGAAAAGGCCCAAG GACATTTGTGACAACCCACAGTTCATCGTTGGAGGAGCCAGCAGAACCGACATCTGCCAGGGAGACCTGG GAGACTGCTGGCTGCTGGCAGCCATCGCCTCTCTGACTCTGAACGAGAAGCTGCTGTTTCGGGTTGTTCCTCAGGAGCAGAGCTTCTCTGACAACTATGCTGGAGTCTTCCACTTCCAG TTCTGGCGTTATGGAGACTGGGTGGACGTCGTCATTGATGACCGGATTCCCACCGTCAACAACCAGCTGGTGTTCACCAAGTCTGCAGAGAGGAATGAGTTCTGGAGCGCGCTCCTGGAGAAGGCCTATGCCAA GCTTCATGGTTCCTATGAGGCTCTGAAGGGTGGAAACACTACTGAGGCCATGGAAGACTTCACTGGAGGAGTGACTGAGTTTTATGAGATGAAGGAAGCACCTAAGGAACTTTACAAGATCATGAAGAAGGCCTTGGAGAGAGGCTCTCTGATGGGCTGCTCTATTGAT tctTTGGTTCCAGCTCGTTTTGAGACTCGCACCGCAACAGGGCTGGTGAAGGGTCATGCCTACTCTGTGACTGCTGTGGATGAG TGTAAACAGAATGTGGAAAAGGAATCTAGAGTGCGTCTGGTGCGTCTCCGCAATCCCTGGGGGCAAGTGGAGTGGAACGGCCCTTGGAGTGATAA TTCAAAAGAGTGGACCACCATCTCAAAGTCAGagaaagaaaaactgcagcatcagAATGAAGAAGATGGAGAGTTCTG GATGTCCTTTGATGATTTCAAAAAGAACTACACCAAGCTCGAGATCTGTAACTTGACCCCTGACGCTCTGGATGACGATAAAATCCACAAGTGGACAGTGTCTGTGAACGAGGGCCGCTGGGTGAGAGGCTGCTCTGCTGGAGGCTGCAGGAACTATCCTG ACACCTTCTGGACAAACCCACAGTATCGCCTGCGTCTTCTGGAGGAGGACGACGACCCAGAGGATAATGAGGTGGCCTGCACCTTTGTGGTGGCTctcatgcagaaaaacagaaggaAAGAACGCAAGTTGGGTGCCAATCTCTTCACTATTGGATTTTCCATTTATGAG GTGCCAAAGGAG ATGCATGGCAACAAGCAGCACATGCAGAAGGACTTCTTCACGGTGAACTCGTCTAAGGCTCGCAGCAAGGCCTACATTAACCTGCGGGAGGTGAGTCAGCGCTTCAGGCTGAGCCCCGGGGAGTACGTCATCGTCCCCTCCACTTATGAGCCCCACCAGGAAGGCGAGTTCATCCTCCGCGTCTTCTCCGAAAAGAGGAACACCTCTGA GGAGATAGAGAACAGGATCGAGGCCGACCACCCAGTG CCGGCTCCAGCCTCAGCAGGGGAGGAGAGTGAGGAGGACCAGCATTTCCGCACCATTTTTCAGCAGATAGCCGGGGAC GAAATGGAGATCTCGGCAAGTGAGCTGCGGAATGTCTTGAACAGGGTCGTGTCTGAGC agagagaaatgaatACTGAAGGCTTCAGTCTGGAGAACTGCCGTAGCATGATTGCCCTCATGGAT ATGGACGGGACTGGAAGACTGAATCTACAGGAATTCAGACATTTGTGGCTTAAGATCAAGCAGTGGCAG GGAATCTTTAAGCACTATGACACAGAGCAGACTGGGTGCATCTGCAGCTATGAGATGAGAAACGCCGTCAATGATGCAG GGTTCCGTCTCAATAACCAGCTGTACGACATCATCACCCTGCGCTACGCCAACGAGAACATGAACATCGACTTTGATAGCTTCATCAGCTGCCTTGTGCGATTGGAGGGGATGTTCA
- the capn3a gene encoding calpain-3 isoform X1, whose protein sequence is MPYTPSGFFCDRLIRERERKDGEGSVNKPLRFSGQDFNTLKQECLQKKTLFEDETFPATVESLGYKELGHKSNKVKNIVWKRPKDICDNPQFIVGGASRTDICQGDLGDCWLLAAIASLTLNEKLLFRVVPQEQSFSDNYAGVFHFQFWRYGDWVDVVIDDRIPTVNNQLVFTKSAERNEFWSALLEKAYAKLHGSYEALKGGNTTEAMEDFTGGVTEFYEMKEAPKELYKIMKKALERGSLMGCSIDSLVPARFETRTATGLVKGHAYSVTAVDECKQNVEKESRVRLVRLRNPWGQVEWNGPWSDNSKEWTTISKSEKEKLQHQNEEDGEFWMSFDDFKKNYTKLEICNLTPDALDDDKIHKWTVSVNEGRWVRGCSAGGCRNYPDTFWTNPQYRLRLLEEDDDPEDNEVACTFVVALMQKNRRKERKLGANLFTIGFSIYEVPKEMHGNKQHMQKDFFTVNSSKARSKAYINLREVSQRFRLSPGEYVIVPSTYEPHQEGEFILRVFSEKRNTSEEIENRIEADHPVPAPASAGEESEEDQHFRTIFQQIAGDVSTGDPGSARGTEMEISASELRNVLNRVVSEQREMNTEGFSLENCRSMIALMDMDGTGRLNLQEFRHLWLKIKQWQGIFKHYDTEQTGCICSYEMRNAVNDAGFRLNNQLYDIITLRYANENMNIDFDSFISCLVRLEGMFRAFQAFDQDGDGTIRLSVLEWLQLTMYA, encoded by the exons ATGCCCTACACGCCGTCTGGCTTTTTCTGCGACCGGTTGATCcgggagagggagaggaaggaTGGAGAAGGATCTGTGAACAAGCCTCTCCGATTCAGTGGCCAGGACTTTAACACCCTGAAGCAGGAGTGCCTCCAGAAGAAGACCCTGTTTGAGGATGAGACGTTCCCCGCCACCGTGGAATCCCTTGGCTACAAGGAGCTGGGCCACAAGTCCAACAAGGTCAAGAACATCGTGTGGAAAAGGCCCAAG GACATTTGTGACAACCCACAGTTCATCGTTGGAGGAGCCAGCAGAACCGACATCTGCCAGGGAGACCTGG GAGACTGCTGGCTGCTGGCAGCCATCGCCTCTCTGACTCTGAACGAGAAGCTGCTGTTTCGGGTTGTTCCTCAGGAGCAGAGCTTCTCTGACAACTATGCTGGAGTCTTCCACTTCCAG TTCTGGCGTTATGGAGACTGGGTGGACGTCGTCATTGATGACCGGATTCCCACCGTCAACAACCAGCTGGTGTTCACCAAGTCTGCAGAGAGGAATGAGTTCTGGAGCGCGCTCCTGGAGAAGGCCTATGCCAA GCTTCATGGTTCCTATGAGGCTCTGAAGGGTGGAAACACTACTGAGGCCATGGAAGACTTCACTGGAGGAGTGACTGAGTTTTATGAGATGAAGGAAGCACCTAAGGAACTTTACAAGATCATGAAGAAGGCCTTGGAGAGAGGCTCTCTGATGGGCTGCTCTATTGAT tctTTGGTTCCAGCTCGTTTTGAGACTCGCACCGCAACAGGGCTGGTGAAGGGTCATGCCTACTCTGTGACTGCTGTGGATGAG TGTAAACAGAATGTGGAAAAGGAATCTAGAGTGCGTCTGGTGCGTCTCCGCAATCCCTGGGGGCAAGTGGAGTGGAACGGCCCTTGGAGTGATAA TTCAAAAGAGTGGACCACCATCTCAAAGTCAGagaaagaaaaactgcagcatcagAATGAAGAAGATGGAGAGTTCTG GATGTCCTTTGATGATTTCAAAAAGAACTACACCAAGCTCGAGATCTGTAACTTGACCCCTGACGCTCTGGATGACGATAAAATCCACAAGTGGACAGTGTCTGTGAACGAGGGCCGCTGGGTGAGAGGCTGCTCTGCTGGAGGCTGCAGGAACTATCCTG ACACCTTCTGGACAAACCCACAGTATCGCCTGCGTCTTCTGGAGGAGGACGACGACCCAGAGGATAATGAGGTGGCCTGCACCTTTGTGGTGGCTctcatgcagaaaaacagaaggaAAGAACGCAAGTTGGGTGCCAATCTCTTCACTATTGGATTTTCCATTTATGAG GTGCCAAAGGAG ATGCATGGCAACAAGCAGCACATGCAGAAGGACTTCTTCACGGTGAACTCGTCTAAGGCTCGCAGCAAGGCCTACATTAACCTGCGGGAGGTGAGTCAGCGCTTCAGGCTGAGCCCCGGGGAGTACGTCATCGTCCCCTCCACTTATGAGCCCCACCAGGAAGGCGAGTTCATCCTCCGCGTCTTCTCCGAAAAGAGGAACACCTCTGA GGAGATAGAGAACAGGATCGAGGCCGACCACCCAGTG CCGGCTCCAGCCTCAGCAGGGGAGGAGAGTGAGGAGGACCAGCATTTCCGCACCATTTTTCAGCAGATAGCCGGGGACGTGAGTACTGGGGATCCAGGGAGCGCTAGGGGGACA GAAATGGAGATCTCGGCAAGTGAGCTGCGGAATGTCTTGAACAGGGTCGTGTCTGAGC agagagaaatgaatACTGAAGGCTTCAGTCTGGAGAACTGCCGTAGCATGATTGCCCTCATGGAT ATGGACGGGACTGGAAGACTGAATCTACAGGAATTCAGACATTTGTGGCTTAAGATCAAGCAGTGGCAG GGAATCTTTAAGCACTATGACACAGAGCAGACTGGGTGCATCTGCAGCTATGAGATGAGAAACGCCGTCAATGATGCAG GGTTCCGTCTCAATAACCAGCTGTACGACATCATCACCCTGCGCTACGCCAACGAGAACATGAACATCGACTTTGATAGCTTCATCAGCTGCCTTGTGCGATTGGAGGGGATGTTCA